AGATCCCACTGTTGGGTCTGCTGTGGCCAactgattagaaaaaaaaaaacatctattaACAACAAAGCCCATAcataaccttttttcttttctttttttatggtaGTTTAAGAATTTGGTTGGTTACCTCTTCAAGAAGACTGTGAACTTGAGTAGCAGGCAAGTTGATGGCAGCGAAAACAATAGAtccatgttttgttttctctgaacTTGGTGGTTTGTATTCACCCTTTGCGATTCTTTTGAGCTCTTCCCACACTTGATGAGCTGCAGACTCAAATGGAATCTGAAAGTTGCAAACCAGAAAACAAAGACATTATATGCGCATCCCTTCTTCTTGTAATCATTTATCATGTGCTGAAGAAATATCGACGCAGCTAAAATACTATAGCATGGATTTGTAGCTTTTCATGAACCCTCAATGACAAAGTATCTTTTACCTGAATAGAACTGAGATATTCCGAATTTGCAGCTAAAGTATCTCGTAGTTGTTTCTCCCATTTGGTCCACTCTGCTGCATATGTTCCTTTCGTCGACTCGAGTCTACAGCAAGAAAAATCAGAACGAAAAGAGGTCAAAAGGAGCCAAGCAAAAGTTAGAGCTGAAGAGATGAAGTAGAGAACTtcagaacaagaaacaagaaacaaaaacgtcTGTGAGCACACTCATGTGTACGATTTATCCAGTAACATGATCCAAGTACCATCTAATCACAGGATAAATTAACATGATGTCTTCCTCGTTAGGTTTTGCTAAATTGTTATTAATGCCTTCCATTTGTTACGGTTTGACATTATTCAACTTTTCAAGTCATCATGTAAAATGGTAGTGTTGGCTACCCACCTCCCATNNNNNNNNNNNNNNNNNNNNNNNNNNNNNNNNNNNNNNNNNNNNNNNNNNNNNNNNNNNNNNNNNNNNNNNNNNNNNNNNNNNNNNNNNNNNNNNNNNNNNNNNNNNNNNNNNNNNNNNNNNNNNNNNNNNNNNNNNNNNNNNNNNNNNNNNNNNNNNNNNNNNNNNNNNNNNNNNNNNNNNNNNNNNNNNNNNNNNNNNNNNNNNNNNNNNNNNNNNNNNNNNNNNNNNNNNNNNNNNNNNNNNNNNNNNNNNNNNNNNATTATATGCGCATCCCTTCTTCTTGTAATCATTTATCATGTGCTGAAGAAATATCGACGCAGCTAAAATACTATAGCATGGATTTGTAGCTTTTCATGAACCCTCAATGACAAAGTATCTTTTACCTGAATAGAACTGAGATATTCCGAATTTGCAGCTAAAGTATCTCGTAGTTGTTTCTCCCATTTGGTCCACTCTGCTGCATATGTTCCTTTCGTCGACTCGAGTCTACAGCAAGAAAAATCAGAACGAAAAGAGGTCAAAAGGAGCCAAGCAAAAGTTAGAGCTGAAGAGATGAAGTAGAGAACTtcagaacaagaaacaagaaacaaaaacgtcTGTGAGCACACTCATGTGTACGATTTATCCAGTAACATGATCCAAGTACCATCTAATCACAGGATAAATTAACATGATGTCTTCCTCGTTAGGTTTTGCTAAATTGTTATTAATGCCTTCCATTTGTTACGGTTTGACATTATTCAACTTTTCAAGTCATCATGTAAAATGGTAGTGTTGGCTACCCACCTCCCATGTCTTCGACTGTGGAGATTGAACAAATCTATGCCCTCCTCAAGAACTGATTTAACAGGGTCAGGTAAAGGACTCCTGTATATGCGCAAAGAGAAGTCAATTAATTAAGTggtttacaaattaattaaatacgaAGTTGCAATTTGTAGCTGTGCCAAGTTCGAGTTTGTTAGGTCACATCTGATGTCACCATATACCTGTCTGATTTCAACAGTGGCATCTTGACGAGGGAGCCAAAGCGCTCAATCAATTCACTCTCAAATTCTTTACGGTTCTGGAAGTTGAAGACCGTTCAGTTAAATGTGAGATCAAATCAAAGGTATACTTGAAGAATAAGTTGTGGTGTATGTGATGATACCTTTCCCTCATAAAGGTGATAAAACATCAAAGCACATAGCCTGCATTTGAAGATGCCTTGTCGAGCTTTCCCTAACAATATTTATTGCATATGAATGAAACGATAGTTTGTTAATTGAATAGGGTTGTGATAAAAGTAGGATGATGCAGTTGAAGATAAACTGTGTATAAGATGCAACTGCATACCGGATGGTTAACTCGTTGAAGTACACGGAATATGAAAACAGCTAACGCATCAAGTGAATATGGATTTGTATCGGTTCCTGTGTAGTCAAAGAGGGCCAAAAGTATATATCAAGCAAAAGATCACAACGAATACAGAGGATGAGACAAGGCAGTAATTGCGGAAACAAAGCAGaacaatatatttgtgtgttttaagcAAAGTATAAACTTCTAACTGTACTCTTCTAGAAGAAAATTGACTATCAAGCTCAGATTAGGTACGAACAAAACGGGAACAAAATCAGTAAAAGATAAATGATCTTTCAACCTTTTATACTCAAAGCGTTTTTGCAGGGTCATCCAATAAATTAAAGGTCAAATATTATGGAATGAACTTAATCTGACCATATTAAACAGCACGCAAGAAGATTGGTAAATGAAATACATAAAAGAATAGATCATAATTACACACCTTCAGAATCAGCAACGATTGGAACTGCAGAAGCCCTAGTTCTCCGACACATGTCTTCAATCTATAGGGAAATTACAAGCGTTATATTGGAATGAGACTTGTTACGAAACAAAAGATGTGGAAATATATCAGGTCAGCCACTAACTAGGCTTCAACAATACAAGCTATGCACACACTCACATATATATCTCCTGTTATACAACAGAGaagcattttgttgaaaatgttgatgtgtcgtcgccagagcgatttggagatttaattacaattaaccATCTgaagataaacatatttacaaaagtaagtcttttaatttattaaatatgccattaaaatatataagacaatctttatttcattattatttacataaatgtgtcattataatatataaggtaatgtttctctctattagttttttaaaatgaaagacttcatcaactattaaaaaatatatctatagttaataatttaattatcattttcataacatatttaatgatttaaagtaaattacattttataaactattaaaaaaaaattcatctatttaactttttgaaatacaaaacttattctctgattttttaaaatttgatgcCTATTCAAGttttccctctgtttcacaataagtgtcattttgacacatttcacacaaattaataaaatattaaaatatatatatgcccttatttaataaatgtttaatgggttaatttagtcatagattaagggtaaaactagaaaatctaatgaaaaatatgcattgaaaatataaaatagtgcactagaaatgtaaaatgacactttttgtgaaacaaaaataaaattctaaaatgacactACTTATGAAACAAAtggagtatatattaaaaattaattattataataatcttaaaaatatataacattatcacaattatcacaataattaacattatattcAACATTTCAtgggtgaaatatatttttacacaaaataattaaatgtaaatttgaataaaataaaaaaaattatgtgtaaaattattattatgacacTTTGAATTCCAATTAATTTtacttgtaataattttatttgagtcgaTTTATCCCGCATGTAGTGTATATGTATTAAAGGCAGGTTACAAGTAGTCGAAAAAAGATATGTCTTCAGCAAACCAAGGGAGGGTGTCATggaacaaaattttaatcttaataaCCATTAGGTAGCAAAGCAATTGATTACGACTGTAACAATAGTTGCAAAGATTCTGATAAAAATCTACTCCTACAAAGCCACTCTTAAAGGATCCATGGGTAGAGATTAGTAATGAGTATCAGGCTTATGGCACTACCTGAGAATCTTCTAAGCCTGATACTAATCGATGTGAGGTTGTAACAGATTCTCAGCGTAGAATTAATTACCTGTCTCCAGACATCTTCATTTGGGGCATTTTTGTCAGCTAACATAATTGATTGTGGTTCTTTACGACGTTCATCAGCAACCTTTGACATCTTAGACGTCAGTGTATGATCCGTAATgcaatgagaaagaagaaggctaTGAGTCATTAAGGAAAGTTTAGTTTGAAAGTGGCTGCCACCATTACAGAAGAACAGAAACACATGTTATATTGTCAAGTAGTTCCTTGTGGTAATGGCCATTATGAAGTAACTGAGCATGGCCAAGGTTTTAGGGTTGATATGAATGCTAAAACTTGTGCTTGTAGGAGGTGGAGTATGACTGGGATACCTTGTCGACATGTACTGCGTATAATATTGAAGAAAAAGCTGAAACCTGAGGATTTTGTTGTCTCAGATTGGTATTTGACTACAAGATGGGTTAAGCAATACAATGAGACACTAATGGGAGTGAATGGAATGTGTTTTTGGGAAAATTCTGGGGAATCTAGACTTCAGCCACCACCAAGACAAGTAGATAAAGGTCCAAAAAAGAAGCAGAAAAGAATCAAGGGGAAAAATGAGTcaccacaaaagaagaaaaagaagaagaatgagaaaggaaatgaagaagaagaacctgcTCAGAAAAAACTGTCAAGAGAAGGAATGAAACTTCATTGTGGGCGTTGTGGATTAAAAGGCCATAATATAGTGAGGTGCAACAACATTGGAGTCCCGGTTAAAAGGCcaccaaagaagaaatcaaattcaGGTCTATGCCAAGTAAACCAAACAGGTCAATCAAGTCAGCCATCACAAACATCTCAAGTAACTCAATCAAGTCAGGCATCACAACCCGTTCAAGCAAGTCAAGCATCACAAATACAAGCACCATCAAGCATGATGTCTCAGATTTTATGAGGTTTCTTTTGATTGAGTCTCagattttaaatgtttaggTATGTTTTTTTCTGGTAATGCAGTCAGGTTTTAGTGGTTTAGAGATGATTACTGTCGTTTTCTTTTTGCTGGTAATGCACTCAGTTTTAAAGTGTTTAGGGATggttattgctttttttttttgataatacactcgtttttaagattttttactTAAACTTCTCTTAATATTAATGTTATGTCATTACAAACTTAATACAAACAAAAGGAAACCATGACCATGACACACATAAACgaagagagataaagaagatgatgaacaacGTGGATGCCACATCATCGACATTTCACGGAACAGTAACAGTGTTAATCCCTAAGTATGATTTAGcacaaaaatttgagattagatctgttaactaaataaatatagagTGGAGGTATGTTTTAGCACAGTCATATAATCAAGGTATGAATTTAACATAACAAAGCTGTGTGGGTATGAATTAGACGATTTCCCCTGGTACAAACAACACATGTATGTAGAGAGAAACTAAAACTTCAAACGACACCGTTTTAATAATTAAAGCCTTCGTAAGCCCAATTTACTAACAAAGGTCAAACGACAACGTTTTTAAAGAAAGCGCAAAATGGTAGTGGCGGTAGAGTAGTAAGCCCAGCCCAAGGTaatatgatatatcaattttatttgatttatgagtTATATTGTTCTTCACAATACTGAAATCCTGTTTTTGTTCCTTTAGATGATTGCTGGGCTAAAATTGCTGTCCGAAGCTGTCTGAAAACCAAAGTCCCTATCTCATATGTCTTGGTGTCTCTTAGTTTGCTTCTGGATATTATTTCGGTAGTTAAAACTTATTTTACCTTGGAAGTTATATAAGGCTTTAAACATAAGATGAACCCAACATCAGACATGATGAAAGTATAGATAGACACAAGGTTTTTCATGTTACTACTAAAAAAGCTAAACTTACAGATCCAAGCAAAAGGAtccatatatattacatttgaATCCTCtgtgatttcttttgttgttgttaatttacCCTGTGAGCCCTTTTGGTTTAGCTTTGTACTTCTTGAGATGAGGGAAGCAAGCGACGACGTCGGATTCGAGTGTTTTGCTtgccccccaaaaaaaaaaattgattaagtTCTATCTAAATTATCTAATCGAGATTAATGGGCCTTCCTATGGGCTTTCTGCGAGAGCCATTTTTAATATCTCACGTAATCTGTAATCGAGCTTAACGGTCCAAAATAAACTATTCACCGTTGGATGAAGATCCCATCGAACCGtctaaatcaaaaaaaacattcagaTTTCAGACCGTTGGGGAAGAAAATactcatttattttgttttaattttggttttccttttctttaaaacGGCTCATCTTCCTCGAGAAGCCTCCTTTATACAaggcttgtttttttttacaactacaaacaaaaagagattttattctgagagaagaagacgaagagagagagaggagagaaacaaAGATGATGACTTCTCGATCAATTGTTCCTCAACAATCCATGGGTAAGAATAaagttctttaatttttaattcgtttttagggttttgcggAACAAAAACTGATTTGGTTTTAGTGGCGACTCATCCATGATCATCGGTtctggttttctttttcatctggGTTTTGTTCGATTTTAGTGTTTCTTGCTGTTCGTGTTTGATATCTACGAACAAGGAAACGAAACTGTTTCGAAATCAATTATAAAGTCCGTGGCTTTTTGAGTGAATTATTCTTAATTTGATAATATGGTTGTTTGTTGCACTTTGAATTATAATAAAGTTGTAAACTTTTCGTGTTTTGAAGGTGATGCTGTTGTTGTGGAAGATGGCAAAAACGTTGCGAAAGGAAGAAACCGTCAAGTTCTTGGTGATATAGGTAATGTTGTTCGAGGAAATTACCCAAAGAACAAGCCGGCGAAGGTCAATCATCGTCCTCGTACACGGTCTCAGAATCCGAATCCCACACTTCTTGTGGATGAGAATCTcaaagtttgttcctttttcCCTGTCTTTTGATGAACAAATTATTTAGGTCTCTTCGTTAGATTTGATGTGCTTATTGTTTTGACCTGCAGAAACCTGTAGTCAAGAGAGTCGCAATACCAAAGCCAAAGAAAGCAGCTGGGAAATCAAAGGTTTTAGAGGTGATTGAGATAAGCTCAGACAGTGATGAAGAACATAGTTTAGTTGTTGTCCGAGAGAAATCAACCACTTACACATCTGTTCTTACCGCTAGAAGCAAGGTATAAATTTCACTTTGTGAAGTGATGATTCTTGGTTTCCAAGTAAGAAGATGTTTGGTCTGTTCTGaattatctctttttttgtttctttcttttgatgattttcaGGCTGCTTGTGGtatagagaagaaacagaaagaagCTATTGTTGATATCGATTCTGCTGATGCTAAGAATGACCTTGCAGCTGTGGAATATGTGGAAGAGATCTACCGTTACTACAAGTCTGTTGAGGTTAGTATACTATTTCTATAAATCATGAATCTTTCCTTGCAGAGCATTGTGGTATGAACTATGAACTTGTTTTATTTAAAGTTCTCATTTTGATTGGCAGAGTGAATGGAGACCACGAGATTACATGCATTCGCAACCTGAGATTAATGAAAAGATGAGATTGATTCTGGTGGAATGGTTGATAGACGTACATGTCCGATTCGAGCTAAACCCAGAGACGTTTTACCTCACTGTTAACATTCTGGATCGGTTCTTGTCGGTTAAGCCAGTACCTAGAAAAGAACTGCAGCTAGTTGGTCTTAGTGCTCTTCTCATGTCATCTAAATACGAAGAGATCTGGCCACCACAGGTGACAAAAACAGAGAACTCCTAAATCATTTGTAGCTTCTGATTGTGattcttcttgtcttcagcTTCTGAATTATAATTCTTTTGCAGGTGGCGGATCTAGCTGATATTGCAGACCATGCATACAGTCACAAACAGATCCTGGTGATGGAGAAGATTATACTGTCTACACTCGAGTGGTACTTGACAGTACCAACCCATTATGTCTTTCTTGCTCGCTTCATCAAAGCTTCCATTGCAGACCAACAGGTAAGACGGCTTTTTTACAGTTTCTTCCatggttttacttttacattACATTATATATGACATTTCAAGTGGTTTTTTTGTCTTCAGATGGAGAATATGGTGCACTATTTGGCGGAGTTAAGTGTGATGCATTACGATACTACGATAATGTTCAGTCCATCTATGGTAGCTGCTTCTGCAATCTACGCAGCAAGATCTGCTCTTCACCAAATTCCCATTTGGACCAACACTCTCAAGCATCACACTGGCTATTCCGAGACTCAGCTCATGTAAAATAGAACCTCTGTTAATTTCTTCATATGGGTTTTGTATATTTGGCTGgatattgattattttatattaaacagGGACTGTGCAAAGCTATTGGCGTATCAGCAATGGAAGCAACAACAAGAAGGGAGTGAGAGTAAGGGAGCGTTACGAAAGAAGTACTCCAAGGATGAACGCTTTGGTGTTGCTATGATCCCTCCGGCCAAAGCTTTGTTGACCGGAACTGAATCTGCCTAGGAGTTTGGAACCCCCTTTAAGACCTTTTAAGAGGACAAAGAAGCTGAAGAACCAagtctagttttattttccttctgAAAATCAAGTCTAGTTtcattagatataatattttatacaagtcTAATGAGTCACTTTGAAACCAAGTTCTTTAGTACACATGATTCATTCCTCAACAAAAAGCATTTGTTTCACTATTTCTTGTGAGAAGCCAGTTTCTTCTGGGCCCGCCCATTCTGGCTTTTAAAACCACCTTCTGGTCTGAGACGCTTTCCAAGATCCcccttgaaagttgaaaccacTAAACACTCCATCTTCTGTGTAAGCTTGACTCTGTGCTTGAAATTTCCAGATACTGCGGTTGTGGATCATGGAAGAGCAACATTTGAAGAAACATTTGTTTACCACAACCTCGTGCCTAGAATTTCTCGTATCCATGCAGAGATTGTAAATCCAATCAATTTTGGATCTTCACTCGGAAAGTGAGAACGGTTAACCTCCAAGGCCCTTACTTCTAACCAATTTTTTACACCAATCCAATGTTTTAGATAGCTGTGCCTCGATGATCTCCAACACTGACCGTTTACTTCTCTTCTCATCTTCAAGATCGAGAGTTCGGTATGCTAGTGTAAGCAAGTAGATACCAGGGTGCAGTCTCCTGGAGAAggcaaaaagtaaaaaataagtCAGGTTACTTCACAAATAACAACTAATATAGAGACTTGACCCCCTTTCCCCATCATGCCTTTTAATTACTTTGGTAAGAGATGTAAGCAGACTCAAAATGACTGAGGAACAATGTGGTCAAAGCAGATACAAAGAtgcaaaaaaattgttgatCGGAAGTGATTTCTACCAACAAGTTCTAGCACTCATCCTTTAAGCTATAGCCAGCAGTGCATCTTACGTTGCTTTCTCTTCATATATAATAAGCTTACCCATCCAGTGTACTCCCCTCTTCCAGTCCATCCCAGAATCTTTGTGCCAGGACCGTTCGACTCTTTTTATCTTTCCCATAAGTTTCAATATACCATCCTCCGACATCATGCAAACCACAACGAGGCTCAAACAACCAAAACCTGTTTTCACATCCATGCAATTATTGTTTCATGTCACTGGAGGTAAGAAGGATAAAGTTAAGTTAGAGATTAATGTCATAAGTTTATAACATGTTCATTCCCAAAGATCACTGACTTCTTCAGCATTTCAACAAAAGCAATTACATTTCTGTGTTCCAGGTATCAATTTCTTTAATTACATTCTATTGaagataaaacagagacaaGGATGTCCGATCCTTGTTGTTTATGCGATCGAGTTAAATGTGAGCCAGAactgaaataaaacaaaaatcatatttggCTTACTTGCTTGGTGGTAATTTCGCTCTACTGCATCTACACTCGCAAATGGAAACCTTTTCCCCAATTCTGTACCAGTGCAAATGTCTGACCTGTAGAACGTGGATAGTGAATTCTCATGCATGGTTATTTCATCAAATGACTAACAGAACTAATCTCTATATGCATCACAGTACAATTCCCTGAGAAGAGTACATGTGGTACATTGCAAAAGGTAACTAAAATAAATGCTAGATCATATAAACCACAAACCAGAAATGTCCTATGTTTCATTATCACATGAGTCTTAGCACCATTGCCATCGTAGACATAACATGAGCCTTCATCTGGGATTGTTCCAAGACCACTTATAGTTCCAACAAGTAGTCTGGCTCCACTTTCATTTCCCCGAGATGATCCAGATTCAGTACCGTGATTAGATCCTTCATCTGAATTGAGGAAAACGTGTATGAGATCGTGATCACCCTCACTTTTATTCTCTTCGTAATGCCCTTTCGGGGGAACCCTAATGGCTGTAGCAACAACTCTTCCAGATACATGCAGCTGAATATCTTTATAAGCATCCGAAACATGGTTTCTATTTCTTGAGGACTGTATATGAGATATCTGAAGACCAATCCTTTCATCAGATTTCATATCATAATTGCCTTTCTCAACTTCTTGACCCAGGTCCGAATCCATAAATGACGACAAAGCCAACTTCTTGGAGCA
The sequence above is a segment of the Camelina sativa cultivar DH55 chromosome 10, Cs, whole genome shotgun sequence genome. Coding sequences within it:
- the LOC104716377 gene encoding cyclin-B1-1-like; amino-acid sequence: MMTSRSIVPQQSMGDAVVVEDGKNVAKGRNRQVLGDIGNVVRGNYPKNKPAKVNHRPRTRSQNPNPTLLVDENLKKPVVKRVAIPKPKKAAGKSKVLEVIEISSDSDEEHSLVVVREKSTTYTSVLTARSKAACGIEKKQKEAIVDIDSADAKNDLAAVEYVEEIYRYYKSVESEWRPRDYMHSQPEINEKMRLILVEWLIDVHVRFELNPETFYLTVNILDRFLSVKPVPRKELQLVGLSALLMSSKYEEIWPPQVADLADIADHAYSHKQILVMEKIILSTLEWYLTVPTHYVFLARFIKASIADQQMENMVHYLAELSVMHYDTTIMFSPSMVAASAIYAARSALHQIPIWTNTLKHHTGYSETQLMDCAKLLAYQQWKQQQEGSESKGALRKKYSKDERFGVAMIPPAKALLTGTESA